A single window of Streptococcus cristatus ATCC 51100 DNA harbors:
- a CDS encoding HAD-IA family hydrolase, whose translation MTTAFIWDLDGTLLDSYDAILAGIEETYAHYDLDFDRASIHSYILKHSVQKLLEKVASEKGLDAAEMNAFRGASLKEKNAQIHLMEGAAEILAWAEEQGIAQFVYTHKGLNAHQILQGLDIHDYFTEIITTANGFERKPHPEGVDYLLEKYSLDKQETYYIGDRTLDVDVAANSGIQSINFCDYRPEINQKIEKLVDIKQLFTR comes from the coding sequence ATGACAACAGCGTTTATTTGGGATTTGGACGGCACCTTGCTGGACTCTTACGATGCTATTTTGGCAGGAATTGAGGAAACCTACGCCCACTATGATCTGGACTTTGACAGGGCAAGTATTCACAGCTATATCCTAAAGCACTCTGTCCAGAAGCTCTTGGAAAAAGTAGCGTCTGAGAAAGGCCTGGACGCTGCCGAGATGAATGCCTTCCGTGGAGCAAGCCTAAAGGAGAAAAATGCTCAGATCCATCTGATGGAGGGAGCAGCGGAGATACTGGCTTGGGCTGAGGAGCAGGGCATTGCCCAGTTTGTCTATACCCACAAGGGACTCAATGCCCATCAAATCTTGCAAGGCTTGGACATTCATGATTATTTTACAGAAATTATCACAACAGCCAACGGCTTTGAGCGCAAGCCTCACCCAGAAGGTGTCGACTATCTGCTCGAGAAATATAGCCTGGACAAGCAGGAAACCTACTATATCGGCGACCGGACGCTGGATGTGGATGTCGCTGCCAACAGTGGCATCCAGAGCATTAACTTCTGTGACTACCGACCAGAAATCAATCAGAAAATAGAGAAGTTGGTGGATATAAAGCAATTATTTACAAGATAA